Below is a genomic region from Miscanthus floridulus cultivar M001 chromosome 1, ASM1932011v1, whole genome shotgun sequence.
tcggcaccaactgagcctcggctttttACACTGTCAACACACAACGACCGacacgtcgtccgccatgccctgcgtcaagctatcactggagctcccacgtcgcacaggatcgggtgtgaccggcgcgttgctctagtgcatcaaggacaggaccgctccgtcgaccacgGAAACGCCACCTCCGCTCACAGGACGCCGCgtagcaaacacatgtatcacccctgtccccccttcaactataaaagggagagaccggggccgtttctagacaCGGACGGACAGACGGGGAAAAACACAGACAAACACTCACGAGACACATAGAGGTAGACAGACGAGCACGCGAACTCACGGGTTCACGAACTCACGCATAGACGCTCAGACGAACACACGCTCAACACTCTGTGATCCGCACGCTTCCccgctgcttgagatcaacatctcaagcaacccacaccgctccacgcagagacctgggaatagctccctctctcgccctgcttgtaaccccctactacaagcacttcggtgcaaggaatacaagatagatctctcagactggacgtagggcacctattgcctgaaccagtataaaccttgtgtctctttgcatcaccatccgggattagggacacgcagtacattttcactagttggttgcgggcccgccggtccaaaacaccgacaacactCTTACAGAACCCCCTCCCCCTTCTGAGTGGCGCAAACCACAACTTTATGTACAGAAACTAAACCTCGACAATAACTAGAATTGCACGAGCATCGAATTCTTGTTTCTCTTGATGACCAGTGAACGCAGCTAACAAATAGCCGCTTCTAAGCACCTCGTGTCGTGTATTAGACTACTTGGCAGTAACGTTGCCACCTTATTTGCGGGTATTCTATTCAATTAACAGACGACCATGAGCTGCGAGCGATGATCTATCACAGGAGGTAGTCATCACAATATGAACCGTTTGCTGGAACGCAGATCTTATTCCTGACCCAAGTCCCAAAGGCCTGGAATTTCATGAGACATCAAATTTCAAACAGGAAATGATTACGGGTAGCGGCTTTCCAGCATAGAAACCTCAAAATCGGGGCCAACGAAATCCACGGACGCTAATCATGCAGTAGTATTCGATCGATACTACCACCAACTATACTAATTTTGGGGGAAAAAGAGGCTGGTCGTTCGGGCGATGTCCCCGAGGTAGGCGAAGGCTCACCTTGGAGTGTCCATGTACGGGCCTCCCCCGCGCGTGCAGCTCGTCGAAGGGCGACGCGGACGCGGCCGCCACCCCGACAACCCTCCTCCGGCGGGCGGCCCCTCCACCCGCCGGGGCAAACGGCAGCTGCGGCGGGGGCGGCGGTAGGGGCAGCCTGAGGCGCTGCTGCGCGGCGGAGGGCGGCGCGCGGAGGCTGTAGGCGGTCGGCATGTGGGCCGTCGCCGAAGGCGGACGGATGGGGGGGCGCGGGCGGGGCGATTCCTGCCTCCCCTCCGCTTCCTCTTCCCCTCGGGGCCCCGAGGTGGTGGTGATAGAAGATAGGCTTCTCCCTCAGCTGCCCCGCTGGCTGGCTGTCTCGCTCGGTCTCCCTCGATAGCCAAGCCGCGCCCGGATACTCGCGGGGAGATTGGGTCGCTGACGGGGCGGGTCCGGCCGGGGAACTCGTGGACGGCCGCGGTTGGACCCGGGTGGGTGGAATTGCGTGGATGACACCCACGTCTGCTGCTCGTCCACGTGAGTTATGGGCCTGCTGTTGTGTGCCGCCCAAACAGCGCGGTACGGCCCAATAACGTCTGCCGGCGTGTGCTTTTTTTTTTAATCTCACGCAAGCGCGTGTGCTGGTGAGTGGTGAGTGGTGAGTGGTGACACGTTTCTTACCGGCGTGTTTGGTCGCCAGAGTTGGCCGCTCCTCCCATGCTGCACTTTCGGCTGCTGTTTGGTTATTTCCCGGCCGTCTGACGCCACCACAGGTTCTCAACTGCACGTAAGTAATTTTCCACGCCTGAACTCGCCAAAAATCTGGCGACGAGGGGGTGTTTGAATCCATGACTAAAGTTGGggcgtcacatcgaatgtttgatagttataataaaacaaattacagaagtcctcaaTAATTtgtgagataaatttattaagtctaattaatctgtcattagtacgtgtttactgtagcaccacattgtcaaatcatggactaattaggcatAAAAATttatctcacaaattagtctcaatctgtacatttagtttcgtaattaatctataattaatactccatgcatgtattcAAATATTTAATGTGTCAGGGCTAAACTTTTGTCCTGAGGAAATAAACATAGCAGAAATCGGACGCCGCGCTTTCCGTGCTGCCCCTGATGCGGCTCGGCACTCGTAGGCGcagccaaacagggccttaacctGAGCTATTGCCAATAGACTGTAGTCTAATTTTAATTTTCAAACTTTAAAACTAGACATCTTATCTTTTGAACTCTCGAAACCATTCAAATCACCTTTCTATCCTGGTTTGAAGTGGTTTTTCGGTTTTTAGTGTTTTAGTTAAAAGGTTCGATAAATACTTCACAAGGTTTTTAAAAAATATCTAAGCTACTAACAATTTTGAGAAAATATAGAGATATATTTGGATATGAAGAatttaaataaaatatttagtgCTCATGAGAATATCTCTATAACCTCAAATCTAAGAAAATGAGAAAATATCAAAATAATCTAGGAAATTCTCAAAAACATTCTAGTCGATGTCTAAACGAGCTTTACAGATGTTGTATGGAACAAAAATATGATATATGAATGCATTTTCATACCATGCATTTTGTGTTGGTTTGTGTCTTATGTTTTTTATCGTAAAAAGTTTTTAAACGCTTTtagttttgaaaattttcttgatATTCACTCATTTTCCTACTATCTTCACTCTAGCTAGGtcgaagaagagagtacttgcacttaGTTAAGGTACTAGTCAATCTATGAAGCCATATCGTTGTGGAGGATAAATCATTGTTGGATCTATAGAAGTAAGTGACATGAAGTCTATGGCTGATAACCAAGGTGAATTGATTCAGCCACAAGCTCAAGCTAGGTTGACATGCTCAAAGTATGAAGTGATGAAGACCCTCAAATATGCATGGTCAATGTGACAAGAAATGGATGGATGAAGGCTCAAACTGAGGTTAAATTATTTTTATATTTAATTCTTGAGTATAGGAATCCAAAacagatcaagtacttgggttcaatATCTTATTAACAAATTCATATAATACCACTAGatgaaacattcaattcaagctATAGTAATAGAGCATGAATTTAAacttttcatttgttatgcatgaccCTAATAAGCATGTTTCTATATGCAccaaccacatactagtaagggatgaaatgatcatacaTATTACAATGAAACATTTGTAATGTTGAAGAAGGGGTAGATTCCGATTTCATTTCTCCAATACCAGTGTAAAGTCCATTAATagtttggtgaagaccaatcatcaatattgaaatctattcttcacccatatgaagtaaacaccactaatgatcaagtgcttctcTTCTTGTTGCGGTTGGCTTGCGATTCTTGAAAGATACCACATGTTGTGAGAACTATTGTTGGTCATGATATCACTTGCGACGGTAATACCATTTGTAGGAATGATCACTTTCTTTATTCTCCAAAGTTTGCTTTCTCTGGGGTAACTTGCTTGCTCTTGATCAATTTTTTGATTCTTCAATGCGATACCACTAATGTCCTTTTAGATCACCACTTCACTAGCGTCATCAGCACAAAAGCTCAGGCACCCAATAGCCTCGCATGCACAACAACTCGAGCACTAGGGCGAAGTCGGCCGGTCACCAAAGGACCACcaattgataccaattgaaatatgatAACTTGTTTGATTGATGGTGTTGTATGATGAACTCAATTTGTTTCCAATTTTGATCCTTGATTCCTTATTTGAgtcatttttctttcttcttgtttgagTCTTTTCTTTCTTCCAATCGATCTTGATCATCATTTGAACTCAAACTTCATCTTTATCTTGAGCTTCGTGTTGATCTTCAATTTGGAGTACTAAATGTGTGCCAAATACACTCCATAACTAAATGGACTTGTACCCCTTCACTTGTCATGCTCTTAGCTCAATTCAAAACCAAAATTAAGTCTCTTAACCACTTACAATCATTTATCCTACTTGAGAGCTTTTCCAAACAAGCGAATAAGAAGAAAAATTAATATAGGATGAACTCAATGGTAGATATTTTAAATTAtgacaatttaaaatgttgcatgtTACAATATCACACACATCTCTTATTTTTGCCATTGTTCTTACTAGGGATGGCAGTGGGCAGTTTTGGGTTGAGGCCCGCGAGTTTTGGGTCCATCAATTGCGGGCGCGGGTGAGCCCCCCCCCTCCTGCATTCTTCGGATACAGGGACCCAAACTTATCgggttaggttttgggttttggttTCCACCCACGAAAACCCAATGGAGATCCAAAATATATCATTTTGAATAAAAACTCATGGCCTTAATTAATAAATTATTTCTGCAAGCTATTAGGTTTGTTCTAAGTTGAGTCATGGAATTGTGTGCTATTTCTTTActattgtttatacatgtgaatatgttaTATATagcatgcatatgtttccaaaaAATCCTTGTTGTTTTTATTGTACTGCCATATAGTTGTGGGTTTTGGGTTTTGGGATCCATCGGGTTTGATGGCGGGGTGGACTTTCACCTGAGTCGGTGTTAGGGCAGTTTCGGGTTTGAGTTCGGGTTTCAAGTTTGAGTCTGTGGAGACTTTGCCCAACCCAAATCCGCCCAGTTACCATCCCTAGCTCTTACCCATTTGTATGAACCGTCACGCGGATGCACCAACATGGTTTCACGATGCACCGCTTGCTATTTATTGGACTCACCAAGTAAGACAACCTTCCCATAACTCAACTTGAATAAATTCATACAACTAGCAACACAATTTGATCAGTGTAGTTTGTAGATAGATGATATTATAGATTGCTAAACACTATCATTATTCACCTCATGTCGTCGGTCATTTCATCTAGCACCCTTATAAGAATGATGGTGTTTCATTTTTCCTTAGTATATGGTCAAATTGTAGAATACCAAATAGCCTCAGTGATCAACAATTAGGATTCAATAATCAATGGTTTTAAAAATAGAATTTATGTTTTCCAAATTCTCAATCTATGATCAATAAGCATGTAAGTATAAAACAAGCACGCCTTTATTTTAGAAAATTAGGGCCTGATTGTAAATAAAAAATACAGATTTGCATTTTTCTGTATTAGCCTCTCTATGTTGCTTATAAGTGTTGTTTTGCTACTCTACCGCCTTTCTAAGTCGGCGTCCTCTCATTTCTAGCGTTCTTCACGTTAGTTTTCCATAGCCTCATGTCCCATAGGCTCTAAATATAGGAGTCCCTAAGATGCGCGGCAACAAACATCGGTTGTTTTCACCACGAACCATGCGGGACCACTAGCATTAATTTGCGTATCTTCCTAATCCCACCTcttgatggccgacaaccacaatgCGGATGCCGCTAGAGAGCCTACCGTGAGTGCCTCTCCGCCCGCCTATGAAGCCGAGCACCGTGCCCTCCTTCGACCATCGTCGTTCATCTCTGCCATCTCAAATAGCAACGAAGGATGTGAGGAGCGTGCGTTTGAGCCATCTGAGAAGGTCATTGTTTCCGTCTCTGGCGACCACAAAGGCAACGCCAATGAAGAGGGTGCCTTCTATGCCTCGGGGGGCTGCATGCCACCCTTCTCATGGCGCAAGTTGTGGCTATTCTCGGGGCCTGGCTTCTTGATGAGCATCGCATTCGTGGACCCAGGAAACATCGAGGGTGACCTGCAGGCTGGTGCCATGGCAGGCCACACACTACTTTGGGTGCTCCTGTGGGCCACAGCCATGGGCCTACTCGTGCAGCTTCACGCTGCGCGCCTCGGGGTGGCCACGGGGAGGCACCTTGCTGAGTTATGCCGTGATGAGTACCCGGACTGGGCACGCCACACACTTTGGTTGATGGCTGAGGTTGCCTTGGTCAGCGCCGACATTCAGGAGGTCATTGGAAGCGCCATTGCGATCAAGATCCTCAGCCACGGCCTATTGCCACTCTGGGCCGGTGTTGTCATTACCGCTTTGGATTGGTAAGCATCTTTGGTTGTGTCTTCTTGGTATATGTAATGTTGTCAAATCCCGATAGTCATTTCACCTAtatgatgaatggttgagcaatTTTGATGCTAGATCTTAAGCTGCTTTTAGATCGGGGTATTTAGGCCTTGTCACTACAATGTTTTTTGGAGACCGGTGGACATCGGCTAGATAATCTTCTTGCCATTTTAATTTTCTTAGATAGAGTAGCATACGGGTAGTAAAATTTGTCTCTCTGACCCTATGGTTCTTCCCATACACGTGTCTTGAAAGATCATATCCAATTATATTCTAATATTTGTTGTATAAAGTATTAAAAATGTGATAAATATTCTATTTTTTTATCTAGCCAGGTGGTAGATTATTAGTGATTTATTGCATATGGTTTAACAAAGCACTTGTATGCACATGAGATAAATAAATGTTGATGGTATTAACATGGTGACCTAGAAGAACTGATCAACAAACTTTACCATGTTTAGTTATTCTATTTATGTTGCGTCCAAAGAGCAATAACAACACAAGCGCATGATATTTTTCTCCAATATTTAGCATAGGCGATAGTGCTCTTATTCGGGACTTCTTTTATGTATTACCATCTGAAGAAGGGTTTTAATCTAGTATGGACATATGGTGCACATGTTCCAATGTGTCTCCAACAATATAAGTAGTATAAGAGTGACATGTAAAACAGAGCTTATGTTTTTATACGACCTTACAAAGTTTATTGTTAACATCATGACTCGTGAGCACTGATTTTGTTGTATTTATTGCTTAAATGGTTGAAAGGTTGTACTTGCACCCTACTTACCATAATATTGTTTTCATCagctttatgtttctttccctggAGAACTATGGGGTGAGAAAGTTGGAAGCTCTGTTTGTGGTTCTAATTACAACAATGGCGTGTTCTTTCGCATGGATGTTTGTAGAGACTGAGCCTAGTGGCAAAGATCTATTAATCGGTGAGTGTCTATTTCTTCTTAACCTCCTTTTTTCATTCAAAATTTGTAAAAGAGCTCACAATCAAAAGTGAGATGGTTAGGTCGAGGTTTAAGCCATGGTGGTGGTGAGCATCTGTGCAACAAGTGACTCTACTACATAGCCATTTGATGTGATATTATCTTCAGTTGATCACATTGTAATTTCTATACAATAGGTATTCTGGTTCCAAAACTAAGCTCAAGATCAATAAAGCAAGCCGTTGGTCTTGTTGGAGGTGTTATCACACCCCATAATGTGTTCCTCCATTCTGCTCTTGTGCAATCAAGAAAAATTGACCCAGACAAGGAATATGAAGTTCGTGAAGCGTTGAGGTACTATTCCATTGAATCGACCCTGGCATTGGTAGTGCCCTTCATGATAAATCTATTTGTCACAACAATTTTTGCAAAAGGATTTCATGGTACCAAGGAAGCAGATAATATCGGTCTTGAGAATGCTGGAAAATATCTACAAGAGAAGTTTGGGGGGGACTTTTTCCCAATCCTTTATATCTGGGGTGTTGGATTGTTAGCCGCTGGCACTAGTAGTACCATAACTGGAACTTACGCTGGACAATTTATAATGGGTGGATTTCTGAATTGGCGGTTGAAAAAATGGATCAGAGCATTGATCACTAGAAGCTTTGCAATTGTGCCAACTATAATCGTTGCTTTATTCTTCAACAAATCTGGCTATGAGTTGGATGCTCTCAATGAGTGGCTCAACGTGCTCCAGTCAATTCAGATCCCCTTTTCTCTCATCCCACTAATAACATTGGTTTCCAAGGAGAAAGTCATGGGGGTGTACAAGATAGGTCCAAGAATGAAAGTAAGTAATGGTTATTGATAATGTAAACTTGATAAGCTTATATTGGTTTGATTAAATTCAACCCTTTCCCAAACTGCTTGATCTTAgctcatgaagcttgatgagctTTGGTGCATGAGCTCACTCATTTACCATTCCAAGACCAAGCTCAAATTTCTTACCAAACTACGCCTTGTGACAAACCTAGTCGTGTGTGTTTCTTACTTCACGTTTAAATACTGTTTGTAAAGATTACCCAATAATTAACTCATGCTAAGGCACATTCTAAAAAAAACTATCATCTAGAACTAGCATCTAGGAGCATTATGATGCTGATAGGTGCTTTACTTTATGATCATACCTATTTGGGACATGTGCATAAGCTTACATACCTTTGCAGTATTGCTAGTGATTATTAATAGGTGGTAGATATTGTTGCGCTAAAATATCGTTGGTTCTATTGCAAACATTGGTAGGCATAGCTTGCATATATCATCGGTGTCCTATTACCTAAAAATATAATTGGTTGTTCGTTTTCTTAATGATAGCCCAATTTAGCGATTTCAGAGTTTCTCATGTAAAGGTGTCAAAATTTCTTGGTTTCTTAAAAATTGTCTTCTTATCAATGTTATATTGTCACTGTATGGTTTCTTCCCATATAAAGCAGTTAGGTTCTAACTATAAGCAGTGAGATTGCATACAATGTGTGGATGTATTGCGTTGAGCCTCTTGGGCGAATCCATTTTGATTCTAACTATAAGTAGAAGATTGCATGCAGATGTATTACATTGAGCCTCTTAGAGGGTATAAATAGAGTATAGACTCGGGAGGCAATACACGTCTCTAGTTACATACGGTGATACTGGGTTACATTCCTATCTACCAAATACAGACAAACACAAACATATTATGTGTTAAACGACATATTATCTTTCAAAATGTGTGCTCTAATTGTTTAGGAAGTCTGAATTTGATCTTATCCTTGAATGATGGGTATTCAAATGTCTTAGTTGTTGTAGTTCTGTCAAATTGCAAATTCACTATATAGCATTATCAACTGACCTCGGCATCTCGATGCAGATTGCAACCTGGACAGTTGCTTCCCTGCCGATCCTAATCAATAGCTATATGTTGTTGGACTTCTTCTCTTCAGAAATGGGAGGCGTGTTGTATAGCTCAGCTCTATGTGTGGCTGTGGCGACTTATTCTATGTTCATACTATATCTTATTTTTCGAGGCATAGAATTTCCCAACTATCTCGCAAcaacattacacaagaagagttcCATATAGTGAAAATGGGATGAACAATATTGTTGTATGGTAGCTTATTGACATTTTTAGGAAGGTCACAAAAATGCAGTGCCCATTGTATAGAGGAAAACAAAGTTTCAGTTGTTGTGAAGAATTACTAAGTCTGTTGTATGGTTTATATAAAGACCTTTGACTACGATTGAAAAAATTATCATGGGAGAAGAACAACCTCTGTGTCTATACCTAAATTTCCTAACAATATCTTCTTATTTCGTGGTACGTGGAAATGACAAATAGTGAGAGAAACACAACAAGACACCAGGTATCAAAGGTAGATTGTTGGTACTCATGTTGGTGTACAATGAGATTCGAGATTATGCTGTGAAAATGTTCATGTGACTAAAACACCAACGATTCTTTATTTGGATGGACATGCCCATTCTCTGCTGGTCAGGACCAGTGGAGCAATGCAAACACACTTAATAGGCTTGATATAGGTATATGAACTGCAGAGTTGTGTCTTAATCTTTAGCCAGTAGAATGTCATCACCATCACTGGTCTAAGTGACCGCATGTTCTCTTCTTTCGAAAAGGAATCAAAATTTTGAATGTGGTGGAAAGAAATTCATTTAGTTTTGTTTTGCTCAAATTATGTTCAGTTGAATATGAGTTGGTCAAAAGAGTAAGATTTTCAAATGTATGGCCGTGACATTGTATCCAATAATATTGGTTGGTTCATTTAGCTAGCTTGTCCCGAATATTTGAAACGAACTATTACTATTGCTCTAGTAATGTTGCATATACTTGCATGATTAGATGCATTAGTTTTGCTTAAAAGAGCTatactttttttttaacttttgcTCCAAAATGCTTGCGGACCATTGGCTTTTGATAGTGCCTCAATAAATCATTGAAAGAACTAAAACCCGTGTTTTTTGCTGTTGTAATATGTGATAGTGCCAATAATAAAAGTGTTGGCTATGGCATTCAATATCTATGTGCAAATCAGATCATTGTGGGATTTTAAACAAGAACCATTAACAAATTGACCCTATAATTTAATTGGAAAAGAGAAAACAATTTTTCATACAAACAAGTAAATGGTCACATGCCCAATAGATATGCGTTCTTTCTATTAAAACTTGTTTATCTTCAAAGGAAATCCTACCAAACAGTTATCTCTCTCACGTGTACATGAATCTTATATATAGGAAGCACTTCCTTGCCCCACTTCAAATAATGTAGTGGTAAAAATCCCCTTCCCATGGAGCAATCAAGCTGACATGAATTTGTCCGCACTTGGCGATTGCAATCAATGGCTGTTAGGGACAACCTTTTCTATCTCAGCCGCCACCCTCCTTGTTGTGACTTTCTTTCTTCTGCTCGCCCCTTGGGCTTTGCCCTAAACAAAGTCTTAACAAGATAGTGTTTTTGTCCGACAATCCTTACATTCCAAACTGTAAGTCATTTAGCTTTATTCCACGTCAAACTTCTATAGTTTTGATCAAGTTTACAGAAAATGCACAAACAACTACAACATAAAATTAGGTTAAGTAGATACAACGGACAATATATTTTGATAATGCACTTGTTTGATATTGTAGATGTTAATGTATTTTTTCTATCAATTTGATAAAAGTTGGACAAGACTTAGGACAAAGATAAACGACATACGATTTGGAACAGAAATACTATTCCCTCCATTtcgaattataaaatattttagtttttctagataTTTTTTATTACGTATGTAGCCATAGTCTATAtttaagtgcataacaaaaactaTATATTTCGAATactcaaaacgtcttataatttgaaatagagagaCTACATACTAATCGAAGATCTAGTGGGAAAGAATgttttttgaaaaacataaaccAAGTTATATAAGACGTGTTTGGGACTACTTCGCTCCTGTTTTTgtagctccgctccaccaactCCACTATAGAGCAGCTCCACTATGGTGTTTGTGGAGCAGGTGTATTGTTTGCCACACAGTCTAGCTCCAGCTCCAAAATAGAAGTTTTTCCTTGAATGGCCTAATATACCCTTAGATGATGTGTGGCATATGTTTTGACGTCTGTAAGTATATACTAGTATAGGGCGCGCGCCATCGCGCGCGTAGGTGGGCACATGAAAGATTTCAAATATGGAGAATATATAGACTGCAATATAAGTAATAAGGTAGGTAGATATACATCGAGGATGTGTATAGGTTTATATTACATCAGCTGTGGGATGATGAGAACTCACAAAGAAGTTATTCAATCTAGATTTAGAATTGTGTTTGGTTGTAAACATGTGCAAAGAAGGTGCCTCTGCATAGTTTGAAATCCACGATCATGCTCAGAGCTGAGTCTTACAAAGGAAGAAACTCATGCATGTAGCGATGTAGCATGGAACAAATCTCAGTATTACCTAAGTacaaaggccccgttcggcttaccttaaaaacaacactattcagcttgttttttcagccggaacagtatttttctctcacaacaattcagccagaacaatgttttttagccagtttcagccgAGATTCAGCAAGCTGAACGGGGCCAAAGCACCGATATAGATGCAATAATAGAGCTGCACCTCAGTGGCTGAGTAAAAACATAGGTGACTAAAAATAGGGACTATATAGCATAGTTTATGACACCTGCATAAAAACAAGGACTTCCTATTAGATAGTGTTGGACCTATATTGTAGCAGAAGAAAACTACGTATGGTCAAAACTGAAGTGGCTATGAAGAATATAGGTTTTTTCCATCTTCCTTTGCATTGCAAGGACAAGGGTTCTGCAAGAAAAGGCATCCTATTTGTCTCAGGCAGAGCATCTATATGTTTAGTAGTAATTTTACAGAGTCCTAGAGCAGCATGTGTGTAATATGTAAAAAGTTCAGAGGTTATATGCATATATTTTAATATTCTAATTATAGACAACATATGTTTGACCACTGAATCGAAAATTAGATAAGAGTGACACATGAATATGCATTGGAGGTGGCCAGGGCAATTTGTAGTAATCGATGCAAGGTTACCTTTTCTTCTCGGTTACCCTGGTTCTGTCTATTGCTCCTGCTGCACGTTGGAGGTTTAGTTGCTGGTGGTTGTCCTTGCACATGTAGGTTTGATATTATGTTTGAATCTACGATTTATGAGCGGTCAACATTAACAGAATATTAACCAAAGAGCATAAATATAACTGGAAATGGTACAAATTAGGCACCAAAAAGAACGTAGGCTGCAAAAGCTCTGTAACAGGAACATGCATCAAAC
It encodes:
- the LOC136471573 gene encoding metal transporter Nramp6-like, with translation MADNHNADAAREPTVSASPPAYEAEHRALLRPSSFISAISNSNEGCEERAFEPSEKVIVSVSGDHKGNANEEGAFYASGGCMPPFSWRKLWLFSGPGFLMSIAFVDPGNIEGDLQAGAMAGHTLLWVLLWATAMGLLVQLHAARLGVATGRHLAELCRDEYPDWARHTLWLMAEVALVSADIQEVIGSAIAIKILSHGLLPLWAGVVITALDCFMFLSLENYGVRKLEALFVVLITTMACSFAWMFVETEPSGKDLLIGILVPKLSSRSIKQAVGLVGGVITPHNVFLHSALVQSRKIDPDKEYEVREALRYYSIESTLALVVPFMINLFVTTIFAKGFHGTKEADNIGLENAGKYLQEKFGGDFFPILYIWGVGLLAAGTSSTITGTYAGQFIMGGFLNWRLKKWIRALITRSFAIVPTIIVALFFNKSGYELDALNEWLNVLQSIQIPFSLIPLITLVSKEKVMGVYKIGPRMKIATWTVASLPILINSYMLLDFFSSEMGGVLYSSALCVAVATYSMFILYLIFRGIEFPNYLATTLHKKSSI